The segment GACGCGCGGCCGGGCCAGTTCGTCCTGCTGACCGGCGCGGTCGGGGCGGTCGGGCGGTTCGCGCTCGATGCGGCGCGGCGGCGCGGGGTCGAGGTCGTCGCGGCGGTGCGCGGGACGCGCAAGGACGAGGCGCTGGCGCTCGGCGCGGCGCAGGCGATCGCGCTCGGCGAGGATGATTGGTCGGGCGGGCCCTTCGATCATGTCGTCGACACGGTCGGCGGCGATGCCGTCGCGGCGCTGTGCCGGCATCTCCGCCCCGGCGGCCGGATCGCCACCGCCGCGACCACGCCGATCGATCCGCAAGGCCTGGCCGCCATCCCTGAATTCTACGCCGTGGTCGCCGATGCCGAGCGGCTCGGCCGGCTGCTGGACGCGGTCGCGAAGGGCGAGATCGCGGTGCCGATCGCGCGGGTGATGCCGCTGGAGGAGGCCGCCGAGGCGCAGCGCCTCACCGATGCCGGCGGGACCGGCGGCAAGATCATCCTCACGCCTTGATAGCAAGGTGCAGGGATGCTGACGCATCCGCACCTTGGAACGCTCAGGCGCCGCGCGGGCTTAACCGTTCCTCGCGCAGAGCCGAGCGTCGCACCTTGCCGGCCTCGTCGCGGATCGGGCGGCAGGTGAACTCGGCCGAGCGCGGCCGCTTCAGCCCCGGCAGCCGGTCGGCGAGCGCGGCGAGGAAGGCGTCGGCGTCCTCGGGGACGTCGCCCGGTGCCGCGACCTCGACGATGGCGTGCAGCCGGTTGCCCATGTCGGCGTCGGGCAGGCCGATCACCGCGCAGCCGCGCACGCCGGGCAGCGCCTCGATCGCCGCCTCGATCTCGGCCGGATAGATGTTGATGCCGCCGACCAGCACCATGTCGGTGCGGCGGTCGGCGATGTGGAGATAGCCGGCCTCGTCGAGCCAGCCCATGTCGCCGAAGCTGTCGATGTCGCCCTTCGCCCGGCCCGCCGCGCCGATATAGGCGTAGCCGGAGGCGGTGCCGCCGGTCTTGCGGAAGTGGATCTCGCCGATCGTCCCGGTCGGCAGCGGCGCACCGTCCTCGTCGGTGATCAGTATCTGCTGGCCGGGGCTCGCCTTGCCGACCGTGCCGGGATGATCGAGCCATTCGGCGCCGCCGATCGTGGTGACGCCGATCCGCTCGGTGCCGCCATAGACCTCCCAGACCCGCTCCGCGCCGATCCGGTCGATCCACCAGCGCTTGACCTCGGCCGGGCAGGGCGCGGCCATGTGGAGCAGGGTGCGGATCGTCGACAGGTCGCGGCCCTCGGTCTCGGCGGCGGGCAGGCGCGCGATCCGGGCCATCATCGTCGGCACCATATAGGCATAGTCGACCCCGTGCCGTTCGACGGCGTCGAGCCAGCGATGCGGATCGAAGCGATCGAGGCAGACGATGTGGCTGCCCTGCGCCAGCGCCATCGTCGTCGTGTTGAACGGCGCCGAATGATAGAGCGGGCCGGGGTTGAGCAGCGTCAGCCGCGGCCCGCGCCGGCATCCCTCCTTGTCGGGGCCCCAGACCGAGGGCAGCGGATCGACGATCAGCTTGGGCCGGCCGGTGCTGCCGCCGCTGTTGGCGATCTTGCCGGGCGTGGCGACGGCAGGCGGCAAGGAGCCGTCGTCGATGCCGTCGGGCAGCGGATCGTCGATGGCGTAGAGCCGGTCCGCGTCGACCGGCAGGCCCGGCAATCCGATCACCGCGCGGGGATCGGCGAGCGCGACGATCTCGGCGAACTCGGCCGGGGCCAGCCGTTCGGAAACGGGGCAGGGCGTCGCGCCGATCTTCCACAGCGCGAAGGCGCATTCCAGATAGTCGGGGCGGTTGGCCATCGCCAGCATCACGCGGTCGCCCGCGGCGATGCCCCGGTCGATCAGGTGCCGCGCGCGCCGGTTGGCGCGCCGCTCGAACGCCGCGAAGCTAAGGCTGCTCTCGCCCAGGGTGAAGGCCGGCCGGTCGGGCGTCGCGGCGGCCTGGGCGCTGAGCAGCATGCCGAGCGGCGCGCCGGCGACGGGCCGGCCGCTGGCGGGGTCGATCCACTCGGCGGGGTCGACCGGCTCAGCCATCGCCGTCACGGTACATGCGTTCGAGTGTCCCCGCGAGCGGCACCGGCACGAAGCCGTCGCCGAACGGCCAGTCGAGGAAGCCGGCCGCCGCCATCGTGCCGCCGTCGACATGCAGTGTCGTGCCCGAGACGAAGCGGGCGAGGTCGGACGCCAGGAACAGCACCGCGTCGGCCAGCGCCTCGGGCGGCGGCTGCTCGCCGCGCGGGATGTACATCGCCATGCCCTGCGGCTTCACCGCATCGGGCAGGCGCATAAACGCCTCGCCATATTCGGGCGGCAGGCCGTTGATATTGCCCCGGCTCGGGGTGGTGTCGGGCGCGATGCAGTTGAGCCGGATCTTCTCCTTGCCCAGCTCGACCGCCATGGCGCGGGTGAAGTTGGTGGTCGCCGCCTTGGCCCCGGCATAGACCGAGAAGCCCGCCGCGCCGCGATGCGCCTCGATCGTGGTGAAGCTGACGATGCTGCCGCCGTCGCCCGAACGGCGGATCAGCGGCACCGCGCGCTGCACCGACTGGACGACATAGCCGTAGTTGCGCTGGATATCGTCGGCGATGGCGGCGCGGCTCGCCTCCATGAAGGCGCGCCGCCGGGTCCCGCCCGCGACGTTGACGAGGATGTCGAGGCGGCCGAAATCCTTGGCGAGTCGGTCATAATAGGCGTCGAGCGCGGCCTCGTCGGTCGCGTCGGCGTGGCAGGTCGTGACGGTGCGGCCGAGCGCGCGGGCCGCCTGCGCGGTCTCCTCCATCGCCGCCGCGTCGATGTCGCAGATCGCCAGGTCGACCCCGGCCTCGGCCAGCGCCGTCGATATCGCCGCGCCGATCCCGAAGCCGCCGCCGACCACCGCCGCGACCTTGCCGCCGAGCCCCGCGCGTTCGTCGAGGAAACCCGCCATCATCCTTCTCCCGTCTGGTCTACCATTTGCGGCGGAGTTGCGATCCGATCCGGCGGCGGCGCAGCGCCTCGGCGCGTTCATCGCCGCCGATCCGGGCCACGCCCTCGGGCAGGTGCCGGTCGAGATCGGCGAATTTCACGCGGGTGACGCTCGGCGTCGGGTGCCCCGAGCAGCGATACCAGCGGCCGATCAGCATGCCGTATAGATTGCCGCCGGTGTCGAGCCAGTTGGCGACGCCGGGATCGCGATGCGCCAGCACCGCGCGGAACTTGCCGTCGGCGTCGACCGTCGCCTGGAGGCCGTTGAGGCTCGACTGGCGATAGACATAGTCGACCTGGTTCCACAGCCCGTCGATCACCTGGATGTTCCAATAGGGCCGCTGCTCCGGCAGCTCGGATTCGATGATCAGCGCCTCGTCCTCGGCGATGTCGAACACCGTCTCCCAATAGGCTTGCGGCCAGTCCTTGCCGTTGCCCAGTTCCTGGAAGCTGGTGAGGTTGAAGCGGTTGACGAAGCCCTGCTCGGCGCAGCGGGCGACCGCGCCGATCGAAATCTGCGACAGGTTGCGCGCATAGCCGCCGAACAGATGGGCGAGCTTCGCGTCGACCTGCGCGGGGGTGAGGGCCGGACGGATCGGCGGCGCGTCGAGACGCTCGATGGCGAGGCGGACGTCGCGTTCGTTACCCCAGTCGTAGGAGAATTGCCTGACCAGGATGAAGTCGGTTTCCTCAGGTAATTTCAGCCAGTTGCCACGATAACCTACAGGACGTTCGCAGCTGAAGATCACCTCGAAACGCCCGTCGGCGTCGATCTCCAGATCGTCGAAGTCATGATTGCCCAGGCCCTTGCCGGGCAGCGGGTCCATGCCGATGATCCTGTTGCCCAGCGCGAAGCCGGCGACCGGCGCATTGCCGCGCTCGCCGGTCACCCGATAGGTGCCGTTGCCGTCGACCGGGGCGTAATAATAGACCGCGTCGGGGTTGGGCTGGGCGAGGAACACCGAATTCTCGAAGGGCGCGAATTCGGGATGGTCGGGGGTCGACTGGAACAGCAGGAAATAGCCTTGCGACAGGTTCATCGCGAACTGGCGCCACAACTGCGCCTTCATCGCCTCGCTGTCGGGGGAATGGGTGCGGGCGAGCAGTTCCGCCGCCGGTTTGAGCAGGTCCGCATAGTCGGCCCAGTTCCGCATCCCGTCTCTCCTCGCCGGTCCTGGGGCGAGAAAAGCAGCCGCGCGGAGGCATGGACAGCCCGCCGGCCGATCCACCGCATCCATGATGGGCGCGCCTCTCCCATCATTCGATAGTCAATGATAATGGGTATCCAGCGAGGCCTACTATTCGGGAATGGCGATGGATCGGCTGACGGCGATGGAGGCCTTCGTGGCGGTGGCGGAGCTGGGCTCCTTCTCGCGCGCGGCGGCGCGGATGCGGATGTCGGCGGCGATGATGACGCTCCATGTCGCGCGGCTGGAGGAGCATCTCGGCGTGCGCCTGTTCAACCGCACCACCCGCCGCGTCGACCTGACCGAGGACGGCCGCGAGCTGCTCGACCATGCCCGCGCGGCGCTCCATGCCTATGTCCAGGCGGAGAATGCGCTGAAGCCCGGCAGCGGTTTGTCCGGCCGGGTGAGGATCGACGCGCCGGCCTCGATCGGCCATGGCTTCGTCGTCCCCGCGCTCGAGCATTTCCACCGGCTCCACCCCGGCATCGTCGTCGATCTGAGCCTCGGCGATCGCGGCACCGTGTTCCGCGCCGACGGCTTCGACATATTGCTGAGGGTGGGGGAGGCGCCGCTCGCGGGCTGGATCACCGTGCCGCTCGGCGCCACCCGGCTCTGCTGCCTCGCCGCGCCCGACTATCTCGACCGCCACGGCACGCCCGAGACGCCCGAGGACCTCAACGAGCATCGCTGCATTCTCTATGCGAGCGTCGAGGGGCCGGGCGGCAATCCGTGGAGCTTGGTCCGCAACGGCCGGCGGGTGCGCATCCGCCCGCCCGCCGCCTTCACCTTCAACGACGGCGCCGCGATCATGGCGATGACCGCCGCGGGCCTCGGCATCGCCCAGAATCTGGAGATGCTGGCGCATGACGCGCTGCAATCGGGGACGCTGCTGCGGGTGCTGGAGGACTGGACGACGCCGACCCTGCCGGTGGTGCTGATGAGCGCCAAGGACCGCTACGCGCTGCCCTATGTGCGCGCGGCGATGGATTTCCTGGCGGAGCGGATCGACTGGCGGCTTTAGATTTGTTCCGAGTTGGATAGAGCGATATCCTCCATCCCCACCGTCATTCCCGCGAAAGCGGGAATGACGAATTCTAGCGGCTGCGGGTCAGCGGGCGGAGGTAGGAGATGTCGTCCTTGTCGCGACGGTTGGGGCCGGACTTGTAGAGCATCGCCTCGGCCTCCTCGGGCAGGCGGTTCTCCATGAACAGCCCGGCCTTCTCGTTGACGCAGACGCGGTGGGCGATCCGCCATTCGCCGTCGCGCTTCTCGAAGCGGTCGACATAGCGGCCGAAGGCGAGGGTGGGCGGGCCCATCCGGTTCTCGCCCCAGAAGACATAATAGGTCTCGCCATGGGCGGTGTCGCCGTCCAGCTCCAGGCTGTGGTTGGCGATGATGTGCTGGTGCCTGGTCTGATATTCGCCGTGCCAGCCGATCGCCCAGTCGACGAAGGCGGCGGCCTCGCCCTCGGCGACGCCATGTTCGTCGAAGGCGTTGGGCCAATAGGCCGACAGCATCAGTTCGCGATCATGCCGGTCGACGCCGCGGGTGTAGCGCAGCAGGCATTGCTGGATGTCGAAGCGATCCTTCTGCTCGCGCACGAAGGCGATAAGCTCGGGCGTCAGCGCGGCGTCGGACATGGCGGTTCCTTCGTTCGATCGGTCAGGCGGCGACGGGGGCGGAGCGGCCGCCGCGAACGAGCCGGCCGGGCAGCGCGCCGGTCGGCTCGCCGTTGCGATAGGTGACGACGCCGCTGACGATCGTCGCCTCATAGCCGTCGGCGCGCTGCGACAGCCGCCGCCCGCCGGTCGGCAGGTCGTAGCTTGCATGCGGCGCGTGGAGGTGCAGCCGGTCCATGTCGATCACGTTGAGGTCGGCCTTGTAGCCTGGCTTGATCAGCCCGCGATCGTCGAGGCCCACCGTCCGCGCCGGTTCATAGGCGAGCTTGCGGATCGCATAGGGCAGCTCGATGCGGCGGTCGGGATCGGCGTCGCGGACCCAGTAGGTCAGGAAATAGGTGGTGTAGGCCGCGTCGCAGATCATGCTGTAATGCGCACCGCCGTCGCCGAGCGCGGGTACCGTATAGGGATGCTTGACGAGGTGGCGGCCCGAGCTTTCGAACTTCTCGCCCTCGGCATTGCCCATTGGCCGGTAGAGCACTTCATGGCCGTCGCGTTCGAGCAGCGCGTCGTAGATCAGCTCCTTGGGGTCGATCCCTTGGGCGCGCGCCTTGGCGGCGATGCTGTCCTCGGCGCTCGGGTTGTAGTTGGGCGGATCGCCCAGCACGAACAGGGCGTCGAGGTCGGACACGATGAACTTGAAGAAGGGCTGCGGGTCCTCGGGCGATTCCGAGATCAGCCGCTTGCGGAAGTCGGGGTCGCGCATCCGCGCGACCTTCTGGTCGAGCGGCAGATGCTCGATCTCGCGGAAGCTGGGGTTGAGCGCGAAGGGATGGAGCGACAGCTCCAGCCCGAGCAGGCCGCCGGTCGGGCGCGGGATCACCTGCCCGCGAATTTCCAGCCCTTCGGCGTTGGCCTGCTCCAGGTCGGCCAGCGTCTCGCGCCAGTCGCCCGGCGTCTGCGGGGTCTGCATGAAGGTGAAGGAGACCGGCCGCCCCGAAGTCTTGGCGATGTCGCGCAGCAGGTCGAAGCGCTGGCGCGCGGTGACGTCGTAGCTCGGCACCATCTGGAACACGCCCTTGCCGGCGTCGCGGAGACCTGCGGCGAGCGCCAGCACCTCCTGGTCCTCGGTCGGCACCGACGGCGCCAGCTCGCCGGTGCGGAAACGATGGGCGTAGCTGCGCGAGGTGGTGACGCCCAGCGCGCCGGCCTCGATCGCCTCGGCGGTCAGCCGCCGCATCTCGGCCAAATCCTGCTCGGTCGGCGGCTCCAGATGCGCGCCGCGCTCGCCCATGACGTAGACGCGCAGCGGCGAGTGGGGGAGCTGCGCGGCGAAGTCGATGTCGCTCTCGCGCTTGTCGAGCGCGTCGAGATAGTCGGGAAAGCTCTCCCAGTCGAACGGCACGCCCTCGGCCATCACCACCTCGGGGATGTCCTCGACGCCTTCCATCAGCTTGATCATCAGATGATGGTCGCCCGGCTTCACCGGAGCGAAGCCGACGCCGCAATTGCCCATCACCACCGTGGTCACGCCATGGTCGGACGAGGGCGCCAGCCGGTTCTCCCAGGTGATCTGCCCGTCATAATGGGTGTGGACGTCGACGAAGCCGGGGGTGACGATCCGCCCGCGCGCGTCGATCTCCTCGGCGCCCTTGCCTTCGACGGTGCCGACCGCGACGATCCGCCCGTCCTTGACCGCGACGTCGGCGGTGAAAGGTTCGCCGCCGGTGCCGTCGTACAGCGATCCGCCGCGGACGACGATATCGAACTCAGCCATCTGTCCACTCCTCATGTCCCGCCAAGCCTATTCCCACGTCCGCCGCCCGACAAACGCGCGGCGCCAGCCTTCAGCCCTGTGATATCTGCGCGAAGAAGCGCCCGACATTGTCGGCGAAGGCCGCCGGTTCCTCCAGCGCGGCGAAATGGCCGCCGGCCCTCATCTCCTGCCAGTCTGCGACATTGAAGGCGCGTTCGGCCGCGCTGCGCGGCGGATAGGGCATGAACTCGGCGGGGTAGAGGGCGAGGCCGGTCGGCACCTCGATCCGCTCGCCCGGCCGCGCCTCGGTGAAGATCGTATGGTACATCCAGATCGCCGACTGGACCGCGTCGTTGACCAGATAGGTCATGATGTTGTCGAGCAGCCAGTCCTTCGGGAAGCGGCTCTCGATGTCGCCGCCGGTGTCGCCCCAGCCGTGGAATTTCTCGCAGACCCAGGCGGCGAAGCCGAGCGGCGTGTCGGCCAGCGCCAGGCCGATCGTCTGCGGCTTGGTGGCATGTTCCATCATATAGGCGGATTCGCGCAGTTGGATCGCCGACAGCTTCTGCCGATAGGCCGCCGTCTCGGCATCGTCGCCGTCGGTCGCGGGCGGCGCCATGAACAGGTTGAGGTGGATCGCGCTCACCACGTCGCCATGCCCGGCGCCGAGCGCGGCGGTCACCGCCGATCCCCAGTCGCCGCCCTGCGCGCCGAAGCGGGGATAGCCGAGCGCCTCGGTCATCAGCCTGCGCCACAGCCGGGCGACGCCGGCGGGGCCGATCGGCCGGGGCGGGCGGGACGAGAAGCCGTAGCCGGGCAGCGACGGGATGACGAGGTCGAACCCCATCGCCGCCAGCGGCTCGATCACGCCGAGGAATTCGAGCACCGATCCCGGCCAGCCATGGGTCAGCAGCAGCGGGAAGGGGCGGGCGGGGCCGGCGCCGCGCACATGGATGAAATGGATGTCGATCCCGTCGATCCGCGTGCGGAAATGCGGCAACCGGTTGAGCGCGGCCTCGCAGCGGCGCCAGTCGTAGCGGGTGCGCCAATGGTCGAGCAGCCCCGCCAGCCAGCGCGCGTCGGTGCCGTAGCGCCAGTCGGCATCGTCCTCGGGCGCGTAGCCGACCTCGGACAGGGCGAGCCGGGCGGCGATCCGGTCGAGCTTCGCCTGGGGGACGTCGATGCGGAGGGGGGTGACCATCGCCGTCAGGCCGCCGCGCGGCCCATGTCGCCGCCCTTCTCGAACCGCTCCAGATAGGCGGCCATGCCGCGCGGCTCTGGCCGGCGGGCGGGGTTGTAGAAGGGCGAGAAGACCTTGAGGATCTCGGCGCCCGCGGTGCTGCGCATATGCGCCTGGAACTGCTTGACGCTCGCCCTGGATCGCTCGACCTCCTCGGGCGTCATCGACCGGCGATCGGCATCGATCAGCGCCTGGGCGACGCGGTTGGTGTAGGCGCCGAGATGACGGACGGTGCGGACGAAGCCGTAGCAGCGGTAGAGCCAGCCGTTCCAGAAACGGCCCCACAGGCTGCGGGCATAGAGCGCGCGGAACAGCTGGAAGCAGACCTCGCGATGCTCATATTCCTCGGCCATGTGCCATTTCCACAGCGCGACCGCCTCATAGTCCGCGCCCTCCAGATAGGGCCGATATTTGTCGAACCACATCACCGCGCCGAGCGAGCCCAGCGCCTCGAACCCTTCCGAATAGGCGAGGCAATATTTCAGCGAGCGATGGTCGAGCATCTCCTGATATTCGCGCTCGATGCGCCGTTCATGCTCGACGATCTCGGGATAGGCCTCCCGGATGCGGCGGTTGAAGCCGGCATGCTGGCGATAATGCTGCGCCTCCTGCGCGATGAAGATGTCGATCACCGCGTGGAGCCGGGTCTCGCCGGCGGGCAGCGCCGCCTTGGCCTTGTTCATCACCTTGATCAGCCAGGGCTCGACGAACACCGGGATGGTCGAGGAGGCGTTGACGTTGTGCGCGAACTCGCGGTTCGGCGCCCAATGCGGGCGGACCTGCGAGTAATCGATCTTGGGGATACGGGCTTTCATGGGTCCTCTCCTCGCCGCCGTCAGCCCCAGGCGACCGGGAGCCGGCGGCGGCCCCAGTACATCCAGCTGTCGATCCGCTCGGTCTCGCCGGTCAGGCGCAGGTTCGGCAGCCGCTCGACCAGCTTGCGCAGGCCGATCTGCGCCTCCAGCCGGGCGATCGGCGCGCCCAGGCAGAAATGGACGCCATAGCCGAAGGAGAGGTGGCGCTTCACCTGGTTGAGCGGGCGATCGATTCGGAACGTGTCCGGGTCCTCGAAGATGGCGGGGTCGCGATTGGCGCCCATCATCGAGAACATCAGCTTGCTGCGTTCGGGCAGCTCGGCGCCGTGCATCGTCACCGGGCACAGGCTGGTGCGGAAATGCGAGTTGATCGGCGGATCGAAGCGCAGGCTCTCCTCGATCGCATTCTCGACCAGTTCGGGATGGGCCTTGAGCTGCTCCCACAGCTCGGGCTTCTCCAGCAGCCGCCACACCACATTGGTCAGCAGGCTGGTGGTGGTCTCCTGGCCGCCGGTCAGGAAGGCGGTGCAGATCTGGAACAGCTCCTGATCGTTGAAGCGCCGCCCCTCGACCCGGCTGACCAGGCCCAGCGAGATATAGTCGAACGGCAGCACCGTGCCCCAATGCTCATGGGTCGGGTCGTCGATGCCGGCGTCGCGCAGCAGCGCCTTGCGCTCCTCGATCAGCCCCATGAAGTGCGGCATGATCTCGGCGATCAGCGACTGTTCGGCGGCGGGGTTCTTGTCGTTGAACAGCAGCGACTGCAGCTCGTCGGCCCAGCGCTTGTAGTCGGCGTACATCGCCTGGTCGGCGCCGAGCATGAAGCACATGGTGCGCGCCGGCAGCGGCAGGGCGAACAGGTCGTGGAAATTGCCGCTCTTGTCGGCGCGCGCCTCGAGGCCGGCGACCAGTTCCTCGGCGATCGCCTCGACCTCGGGCTGGTAGAACTTCATCCGCGACGGGGTCATGCCCTTGCGCAGCGCGGCGATATATTCGAGGTGGAAGGGCGGGTCGGTCAGGATGCCGAAGTCGCTGAACTCGGCCCAGTCGATCGGCCCGTCGCCCCATTTGAACGACCACACCGGATTGTCGGAGAGGACCTTGTCCCGGATCTCCTTGTAATCGCTGGTGATGTAGAACTGATATTCGTCGCCCTGATAATGGTAGAAGGGGCATTTGGCGGCGAGCTCGGAATAGGCCGGGCCGGGATTGCGCACCGTCTCCGGATCGAGCGGATCGAAGGCGTGATCCGCCCCGGTCTTGAGCTCCCGTTCAACCGCTTCGTCGCGTGGCCTGGCCTGCGCCGCACCCGTCATCCCGTCCTCCATTGTCTGGTGCGGGAAATTTACGCCGGGCCCGGCTGCGAATTGAACGGCGAATTGTTTAGGGTCCTAATCATCGCCGTGGGGCACGCCCACGAAGTCGCGGTCGAGCTGCTCGTGCATCTCGCCGAGAATCCGGCTCAACGCCTCGCGATCCATAGCCGCCAGGCGGCGGAAGAGCTGGACGATCTTCGCCTCGCTGGCGATCAGCGATATCGCATCCTTGATGAGGGCGCGGCCCTTGTCGGTCAGGTGCAGCTCGAAAGCGCGCTTGTCGTCGCCGCACCGTTCGCGGACCAGCAGGCCGTCCCTCTCCAGCCGGGCGACCCGCGTCGACAGCACGGCGTTCGAGACATAGAGGATCGAGGTGAGATCGGTCGCCCGCAACGCGCGGCGGCGGTCGCGGCCGAGGCTGCCGAGCAGATGGACGTCGGCGAAGCTGTAGCCCAGCTTTCGCGCGATCCGGTCGAGGTCGGTCGCGACGAGATGGCCGACCGTCGACAGGTGCCACATCGTCGCGAAATATTCGACGTCGAGCTCGGGCAGCAGCCGCGCATAATAGTCGCGGCCGGCTTCCAGCTCCTCGATCGGTTTCTTGGGCATGGCGGCGCTTGTGCCACCGGCCGGCGATCAGGGCCAGACCAGTTCCAGCCGCAGCACGCCGTTGACCATCCCGGTCGCCAGCACCGGGCTGGTGCCCGGCCTGATCCGGAAGTCGGGGATGCGGCTCAGCCATTCCTGGAGGAAGATGCGGATTTCACGCCGGGCGAGCACTGCGCCGGGGCAGGCGTGGGCGCCGTTGCCGAAGGCGGCGTGGACCGGCTTCTCGCGGGAGAAGTCGACCACCAGCGGGTCGGGATTGAGCCGGTCGTCGACGCCGACGAACAGGTTGGCGGGCAGGATGCGGTCGCCGGCGCGGAAGCTGACGCCCTTATAATCGAAGTCGCTGGCGATGACGCGCGCGGTGTTGGCGAGGCCGTGGCGGCGGACCATTTCCTCGATCGCGTTCCTGACGAAGGCGTCGTCGTCGAGCCGCTCGACCAGCTGGCGGCGCTGCCCGGGATTCTGGGCCAGGAAGCGGGCGATGAAGGCGATCATGCCGGCCACCGTGTCGAGCCCGCCGAACAGGACGAGGGTGGCGTAGGAGGTCGCCTCGGCCTCGGAGATGCGCTCGCCGCCGATGTCGACGTTGACGAGCTTGCTGAGCAGGTCGTTGCCCGGCGTCTCGCGGCGCGCGCGAATCCAGGGGAGCAGATAGGCGCCCATGAGCTGCTGCGAACGGCCGCGCGTCTCGGCATCGCGGCCGCGCACGGAGTCCTCGGCCAGGGTGAGCAGATAGGCCTTGTCGTCGAGCGGCAGCTCGACCAGCGCGAGGAAGACGTGGATCGGCAGGACCTTGGCGAAATCCTCGACGAACTCGCATTCGCCGCGCGGCAGCAGCCGCTCGACCGCATCGATGGCGACCTGCCGCACCTTCGCTTCCAGTTCCGCGACGATCGACGGCATCAGCGCCTGCATCAGCGGGCGGCGGTAGCGGGCATGCTCGGGCGGGTCCATCTCCAGCGGGATCTGGCGCGGCGCGTCGGGCATCGGCGGCAGCACGATGCGCCGGTGCGAGAAGCGGCTGTAGTCGCGCTGCATCTCGATGATGTCCTCGCCGCGCGTGGCGACCCAGTGGCCGCCATTGTGAGGGGTCCAGAAGATGTCGGGCGACGCCTGCTGGATGGCGCGATAGGCCGCCTGGATGTCCTCGGCGGCGCCGGGGATGTCGTAGAGGTCGAAATCGCGGACCAGATCGGCGGGGACATGGTCCGGCCGGGGGGCGAGCGCTCTTTCCATCACGTCCTGCATCGATGCTCCTCCGGTTTCGGCGTCAGGCGGCGGGGGCGCCGGTCATGTCGCGCTCGCGCGCGGCGGCGGCGACGGCGGTGAACTCGTCATAGACGGTCATCGGCCGGTGTAGTGTCGTGGCGTCGCATATCCGGTCGAAATGCCCGGCGACGTCCTCGACGCTCGGTGCCTCGGACCCCGCCGGGGAAATCCAGCCCTGCGTCGCCTGGATCAGCACCTGCGCATAGCGGCCGCCATTGGCGCTGAAGATGCCGTGGGTCGTCCGGCATCGCTCGCTGGCGAGATAGAGGGCGAGGGGGGTGTTGAACGCCGGCAGCAGCCGGTCCTGCACCGCCGAATAATCGGCCTCCTGCACCGACCGGGCGAAGTCCGGTATCTCCATGAAGCCGTCGTCCATCTCCGCCATCAGCCGCGACTGGGCGGTGGGCAGGAGGAGGTTGGAGGTGATGCCATAGGCCGATCCCTCGATCGCGACGATATGGCTCAGCCCCATCAGACCGCCCTTGGCGGCGGCATAATTGGCCTGCCAGGCATGGCCGAACATC is part of the Rhizorhabdus wittichii RW1 genome and harbors:
- a CDS encoding metal-dependent hydrolase-like protein, whose amino-acid sequence is MKARIPKIDYSQVRPHWAPNREFAHNVNASSTIPVFVEPWLIKVMNKAKAALPAGETRLHAVIDIFIAQEAQHYRQHAGFNRRIREAYPEIVEHERRIEREYQEMLDHRSLKYCLAYSEGFEALGSLGAVMWFDKYRPYLEGADYEAVALWKWHMAEEYEHREVCFQLFRALYARSLWGRFWNGWLYRCYGFVRTVRHLGAYTNRVAQALIDADRRSMTPEEVERSRASVKQFQAHMRSTAGAEILKVFSPFYNPARRPEPRGMAAYLERFEKGGDMGRAAA
- a CDS encoding cytochrome P450 (PFAM: cytochrome P450), whose translation is MQDVMERALAPRPDHVPADLVRDFDLYDIPGAAEDIQAAYRAIQQASPDIFWTPHNGGHWVATRGEDIIEMQRDYSRFSHRRIVLPPMPDAPRQIPLEMDPPEHARYRRPLMQALMPSIVAELEAKVRQVAIDAVERLLPRGECEFVEDFAKVLPIHVFLALVELPLDDKAYLLTLAEDSVRGRDAETRGRSQQLMGAYLLPWIRARRETPGNDLLSKLVNVDIGGERISEAEATSYATLVLFGGLDTVAGMIAFIARFLAQNPGQRRQLVERLDDDAFVRNAIEEMVRRHGLANTARVIASDFDYKGVSFRAGDRILPANLFVGVDDRLNPDPLVVDFSREKPVHAAFGNGAHACPGAVLARREIRIFLQEWLSRIPDFRIRPGTSPVLATGMVNGVLRLELVWP
- a CDS encoding Epoxide hydrolase domain protein (PFAM: alpha/beta hydrolase fold; Epoxide hydrolase domain protein) codes for the protein MVTPLRIDVPQAKLDRIAARLALSEVGYAPEDDADWRYGTDARWLAGLLDHWRTRYDWRRCEAALNRLPHFRTRIDGIDIHFIHVRGAGPARPFPLLLTHGWPGSVLEFLGVIEPLAAMGFDLVIPSLPGYGFSSRPPRPIGPAGVARLWRRLMTEALGYPRFGAQGGDWGSAVTAALGAGHGDVVSAIHLNLFMAPPATDGDDAETAAYRQKLSAIQLRESAYMMEHATKPQTIGLALADTPLGFAAWVCEKFHGWGDTGGDIESRFPKDWLLDNIMTYLVNDAVQSAIWMYHTIFTEARPGERIEVPTGLALYPAEFMPYPPRSAAERAFNVADWQEMRAGGHFAALEEPAAFADNVGRFFAQISQG
- a CDS encoding cytochrome P450 (PFAM: cytochrome P450), with the protein product MTGAAQARPRDEAVERELKTGADHAFDPLDPETVRNPGPAYSELAAKCPFYHYQGDEYQFYITSDYKEIRDKVLSDNPVWSFKWGDGPIDWAEFSDFGILTDPPFHLEYIAALRKGMTPSRMKFYQPEVEAIAEELVAGLEARADKSGNFHDLFALPLPARTMCFMLGADQAMYADYKRWADELQSLLFNDKNPAAEQSLIAEIMPHFMGLIEERKALLRDAGIDDPTHEHWGTVLPFDYISLGLVSRVEGRRFNDQELFQICTAFLTGGQETTTSLLTNVVWRLLEKPELWEQLKAHPELVENAIEESLRFDPPINSHFRTSLCPVTMHGAELPERSKLMFSMMGANRDPAIFEDPDTFRIDRPLNQVKRHLSFGYGVHFCLGAPIARLEAQIGLRKLVERLPNLRLTGETERIDSWMYWGRRRLPVAWG
- a CDS encoding short-chain dehydrogenase/reductase SDR (PFAM: short-chain dehydrogenase/reductase SDR; KR) encodes the protein MAEDIRFDGRVAVITGAGNGLGRDYALEIARRGGAVLVNDLGGSGAGVGASRNAADAVVDEIRAAGGKAAANHDSVATRAGGEAIVAAAVEAFGKVDIVISNAGFLRNARFEDIDDDRLDALIDVHLKGAFYVAQPAYRIMRRNGYGRFVFTGSASAMFGHAWQANYAAAKGGLMGLSHIVAIEGSAYGITSNLLLPTAQSRLMAEMDDGFMEIPDFARSVQEADYSAVQDRLLPAFNTPLALYLASERCRTTHGIFSANGGRYAQVLIQATQGWISPAGSEAPSVEDVAGHFDRICDATTLHRPMTVYDEFTAVAAAARERDMTGAPAA
- a CDS encoding transcriptional regulator, MarR family (PFAM: regulatory protein, MarR) — protein: MPKKPIEELEAGRDYYARLLPELDVEYFATMWHLSTVGHLVATDLDRIARKLGYSFADVHLLGSLGRDRRRALRATDLTSILYVSNAVLSTRVARLERDGLLVRERCGDDKRAFELHLTDKGRALIKDAISLIASEAKIVQLFRRLAAMDREALSRILGEMHEQLDRDFVGVPHGDD